A window of Trueperaceae bacterium genomic DNA:
TCCTCATGGTGGTGGCCGTGCGGATGGTGGAGCGCGAGGCGGCCTCGCTCATCTTGCGCAGCACGAAGTCCGACGCCTTCGTGCTGGTCCTCACCATGTTGGTGACCATCTTCTTCGACCTCATCCTCGCCATCGAGGTCGGCTTGGTGGCGGCCGCCATCCTGTTCATCGTGCGGATGAGCAACATGTTCACAGTCGACCCCATCTCCCTGGCGGGCGACGGCCCCCACCACGACGACGCCACGCAGGTGGCGGCGGAGCAGGCGCTCCTCGCCAAGCACGTCGTGGCCTACCGCGTCGACGGCCCGGTGTTCTTCGGCGCGGCGGAGCGCTTCATCGACCAACTCGTCAAGGTCGACCAGGGCATCCGCGTGGTGGTGCTGCGCCTCAAACGCGTGCCCGTCATGGACGCGACGGGCGTCACCGCGCTGCGCGCCATCCACGACCGGCTGTCGCGGCGGGGCATCGCCCTGCTCATCTCGGGCCTGCAACCGCAACCGAAGGCGCTCCTGCGACGCATGGGCGTCTACGAGGAACTTACGCGCGACGGCACCGCCGACTTCGTGACCACGGAGCAAGCCATCGCGGTGGCCGCCGAGCGGGCGCCGACGGCCGGCCCCTAGTTGGCCTGCGCCAGCTCCGCCACCTCGAAGCGCAGCGGCCCGCCCGACGTGGCGCCAGGTAGCACCGCCACGGTGTCGCCGTCGGCGACGCGGCCGGCGAGGATCTCGCGCGCCAGCGGCGTCTCGAGGTAGTCGCGCACGGCGCGCTTGAGGGGCCGAGCGCCGAACACGGGGTCGTAGCCGGCCCGCGCCAGCTCGTCGAGCGCCGCCTCGCTCACGTCGAGCGTCACCCGCCGCTCCGCCAGGCGCCGCTGCAGTCGCTCGATCTGGAGCAGGGCGATGGTGCGGATCTGCGCCTGGTCGAGGGCGTGGAACACGATGACCTCGTCGACTCGGTTGAGGAACTCGGGCCTGAAGTAGGCGCGCAGCTCGGTGAAGACGGTCTGCTTGAGCGCCGCGTAGTCGGCACCGTGGGTGCTCGCCTCGAGGATCTGCGGCGAGCCGATGTTGCTTGTCATGATGACGACGGTGTTGCGGAAGTCTACGGTGCGACCCTGGGCGTCGGTCAGGCGCCCGTCGTCGAGCACCTGCAGGAGCGTGTTGAACACGTCGGGGTGCGCCTTCTCGATCTCGTCGAGGAGGATGACGGAGTACGGTTGGCGCCGCACGGCCTCCGTCAGCTGGCCGCCCTCCTCGTAGCCGACGTAGCCCGGCGGGGCCCCGATCAGCTTGGCCACGTTGTGGCGCTCCATGTACTCCGACATGTCGAGGCGGATCATCTTGTCCTCGCTGTCGAAGAGTTGCGCCGCGAGCGCCTTGGCTGTCTCCGTCTTGCCGACACCGGTGGGGCCCAGGAAGATGAAGGAGCCGATGGGGCGGTTCGGGTCCGCCAGCCCGGCGCGTGAGCGGCGGATGGCGTCGCTGACGGCGGTGATGGCCTCGTCCTGGCCGACGACCCGCACGTGCAGTTCGTCCTCCAGTTGCAGGAGCTTCTCGCGCTCGCCCTCCAGGAGCCGCGCGACGGGGATACGCGTGGCGCGGGCCACCACCTGGGCGACCTCCTCCTCCCCCACCTCGAGCCGCACGTAGCGGGCGTCGTCGAGCCGCTTGGCGAGGCGAGCGACCTCGGCCTCGAGCTTGGGGAGCTCCCCGTAGCGGAGCTGCGCCGCGGCGGCCAGGTCGTACTCGCGCTCGGCGGCCTCGATCTGCGTGCGAACCCGGTCGAGTTCCTCCTGGTCGGCGCGCCACTCCTCCAGCACGCTGCGTTCCGCCTCCCAGTCGGCCTGCGCCTGCCCGATCTGGTCGGCTATCACCTTCAGCTCCTCCTCGATGCGCAGGAGGCGCGCGGCGGAGTCGGGATCCGTCTCGCGCTTGACGGCCTCGTGCTCGATCTCGAGCTGGAGCTTGCGGCGCCTCAGGTCGTCGATCTCCTCCGGCAGCGAGTCGAGCTGAACCCGGATGCGGCTGGCGGCCTCGTCGATCAGGTCGATGGCGGAGTCCGGGAGGCGCCGGTCGGCGATGTAACGGTGGGCCATCGTCGCGGCGGCGATGATGGCCGGGTCGGTGATGCCGACGCCGTGGTGCACCTCGTACTTGTCCTTGATGCCTCGCAGGATGGAGATGGTCTCCTCCACCGACGGCTCGTCGACGAAGATCGGTTGGAAGCGGCGCTCGAGGGCCGCGTCCTTCTCGATGGTGCGGTACTCGTCGAGGGTCGTGGCGCCTATCATCCGGAGCTCGCCCCGCGCCAGCGGCGGCTTGAGCATGTTGCCGGCGTCGACGGCGCCCTCGGCCTTGCCCGCGCCCACGATGGTGTGCAACTCGTCGATGAACAGGATGATCTTGCCGTCCGACCTGGCGGTCTCCTCGATCACGGCCTTGAGGCGCTCCTCGAACTCGCCGCGGTACTTGGCGCCCGCGAGCAGGCTGCCCATGTCGAGCTGCACGATGCGCTTGTCCTGCAGGCCCTCGGGCACGTCCTTGTTGACGATGCGCAGCGCCAGGCCCTCGGCGATGGCGGTCTTGCCGACCCCCGGCTCCCCGATCAGGACGGGGTTGTTCTTGGTGCGGCGCAGGAGGATCTGCACGGCGCGGCGGATCTCGTCGTCGCGACCGATGACGGGGTCGAGCCTGCCCTCGCGAGCGCGTTTGGTGAGGTCGATGCCGTAGGTGTCGAGCGCCTCGAAGGTGCTCTCGGCGCTACGGCTGTCGACGCGTTGGCCACCGCGGATGGCGACGGCGGCCTCCTTGAGCTGGGCGGCGCCGGGCAGGGCGTCCAGCTGCCCGCCGGCCACCTCGCGCAGCGCCACGAGGAGGGTGTCGGCCGCCACGAACGCGTCCTGCCACTCCTTGGCGACGGCCTCGGCCCGCGTGAACGCGGTGCCGAGCTCGGCGCTCATGAACTGGCCGTCGGCGCCGGTCACGACGGGTAGCTTGGCGAGGCCCGCGTCGACGGCGGCGCGGGCCGCGGCAGGGTCGGCGCCGGCGCGTTCCACGACGCGGCTCGGCAGCCCGGCCGGGTCGGCGAGCAGGGCCGCCGCCAGGTGGAGCGGGCCGACCTGCTGGTGTTGACGGGCGCGCGCCACCTGCTGAGCGCTGGCGACCAACTGGAGGGCGGCCTCGGTGAAGCGTTCGGCATCCATGGCAGGATGATATTAAGTTGAGTCTGGTGTTGTCAACTTTCCTAATCGAGCCGCGCGCCGCCGCCCACCGCGGGCCGGGCGCGACCGCCAGGGCGGCTTGTGACGAGGCGGCGCCGACCNNNNNNNNNNNNNNNNNNNNNNNNNNNNNNNNNNNNNNNNNNNNNNNNNNNNNNNNNNNNNNNNNNNNNNNNNNNNNNNNNNNNNNNNNNNNNNNNNNNNGGTCGGCGCCACCGGCGGGCCGGCCGGTGGCCGCCCCGAACCCGAACGCGCGGGCTAGGCGTCCTTGAACTCGGCGACGAGCGAGCCGATGGAGGCCTTGGCGTCGCCGAACAGCATGCGCGTGTTCGGCTTGTAGAAGAGCGGGTTCTCCACCCCGGAGAAGCCGGGGTTCATGGAGCGCTTGAGCACGATGCAGGTGCGAGCCTTGTCGACGTCGATGATCGGCATGCCGTAAAGCGGGCTGCCCTCGTCCTCGCGCGCCGCCGGGTTGACGACGTCGTTGGCGCCGATGACCACTGCCACGTCGACCATCTCCATGGTGGGGTTCACGTCGTCAGGCTCGACCAGTTGCTCGTACGGCACGTTGGCCTCCGCCAAGAGCACGTTCATGTGGCCCGGCATGCGGCCCGCCACCGGGTGGATCACGTAGCGCACCTCCGCGCCGTTGCGCTCGAGCAGGTCCGCCAGCTCCTTCACGACGTGCTGCGCCTGCGCGACGGCCATGCCGTAACCCGGCACGAAGATCACGCTGGCGGCGGCCTCCAGGAGGAAGTAGGCGTCGTCGGCGCTGATCGGCTTGATCTCGCCCTCCACCTGACCGGCGGAGGCGTGGGTGGCCGCGCCGAAGCCGCTGAAGAGCACGTTGGCCAACGACCGGTTCATCGCCTTACACATGATCTGCGTGAGTATCAGCCCAGACGCGCCCACGAGCGAGCCCGCCACCACCAACACGGTGTTGCCGATGGCGAAGCCGGCCGCGGCACCGGCGATGCCCGAGTAGCTGTTCAGGAGCGAGATGACGATGGGCATGTCGGCGCCCCCGATGGGGATGACAGCCAGCACGCCCAGCGCCAGGCCCAGCACGAGGAAGACGAGCAGCAGCGGGTAGGAGGCGGCGGGCGCGATCACGAAGATGACGCCAAGGACGAGCGTGCCCCCCAGGATGCCCGCGTTGACCAGTTGCTGAGAGGCGAACAGTATGGGCTTCCCGCTCACGCGCTCCGACAGCTTGGCCCACGCCAAGACGGAGCCTGTGAACGTCACGGCGCCGATGACGACCGCGGCGAAGATGGCGATGGCGGACACGGGGTCGGCGTGTGGCGTCCGGATGTACTCGTTCCAGCCCACGAGCATGGACGCCAGGCCACCCGACCCGTTCAGGAGGGCGACCATCTCCGGCATCGCCGTCATCTTCACCGTGCGAGCGACGTACACGCCGATGGCGCCACCCACCAACATGCCGACGATCACGTAGGTGAAGTCGATCCCGGCCGACACCAGCGTGGCGACGACGGCCAGCAGCATCCCGAGGGCGGAGACGAGGTTGCCGCGGCGCGCCGTCGTAGCGCGACCCAGCATCTTGAGGCCGAAGATGAACATGACGGCCGCGACCATGTAGACGAGTTGGACGACCTGGGTCACGCCGACCTCACTTCTCCTTCTCGCCGGCGCGGAACATGCCGAGCATGCGGTCGGTCACCAGGTAGCCGCCCACCACGTTGACGGTGGCGGCGGCGATGGCCAGCACGGCCAGGACGGTCGCCAGGGTGCCGTCCACCGCCGTGGCCGCGATGGCGCCCACGATGGTGATGCCCGAGATGGCGTTCGACCCCGACATCAGCGGGGTGTGAAGCTGCGACGGGACCTTGTTGATCAGCTCGAAGCCTAGGAAGATCGCCAAAACGAAGGCGAGCAGGAGTAGCATCATGGTCACCCTTCTCCCAGAGCGGCGCGGACCCGCTCGTCGCGCACCTCGCCCTGCGACGTGAGCAGGCAGGCGCCCACGACCTCGTCCGCCGCATCTAGGCGCAGCCCTCCCGCCTCCTTGTCCCAGGCATGCTCGATGAGCAAGTACAGGTTGTTCGCGTAGACGAGGCTGGCGTCCTTGGCCACCTTGGCGGGCAGGTGTTCCAGCCCGACGATGCGGACACCGCCGTCGGTCACGACCTCCTGCCCCGCTACCACGCCCTCGACGTTGCCGCCCGTCGAGGCCGCCAGGTCGACGATCACGCTGCCGGAACGCATGCCGGCCACCATGTCGGCGCTGATGATGCGCGGTGCCCGACGCCCGAAGACCTGGGCCGTGGTGACGATCACGTCCGCCGTGGAGCACACCCTGGCCATCTGCTTGCGTTGCGACTCGAGCTGCTCGGCGGACAGCTCCTTGGCGTAGCCCTGCTCCGTCTGCCCCGTCTCCCCCACGTCGATCTCGACGAACTTCGCACCGAGCGACTGCACCTGCTCCTTCACGACCGGCCGCGTGTCGTACGCCTCGACCCGGGCGCCGAGCCGCTTGGCGGTGGCGATGGCCTGCAGCCCGGCCACCCCGGCGCCGACCACGAACACCCGGCCCGGTGGGATCGTCCCGGCCGGCGTGCTCATCATCGGGAACGCCTTCATCGACCGCTCGGCGGCCAACACCACTGCCGCGTAGCCCGCGAGGCTCGCCTGGCTGGAGAGCGCGTCCATCTTCTGCGCGTAGGTCGTGCGCGGGATGAGTTCCACGCACAACGCCTCGAGGCGCAACCTGGCGAGCGCCCTCACCAGGTCGTGGTTGAAGAACGGGTCGAGGAACCCGGCCACGACCGCGCCGGGCCGCATGGCCTCCAGGTCGGCGACGGCCGGCGGCTGCACGGCGAGCAGCACGTCGGCGCCCGCCAACAACGCGCCACGGTCTGCCCCGAAGCTCGCCCCGGCCTTGCGGAAGTCGTCGTCGCTCATGAACGACGCCGCGCCGACCCCCGGCTCGAGCGTGACGGTGGCCCCCAGCTTGACGAGCTTCTCGACCACCTGCGGGGTGAGCGGGCTTCTTCGCTCACCGCTGACGGACTCCCTCAAGGCGACGATGTTCATATCGGCCTCATCTTTGCACGCGCGTCCGAGCCGCCGCCCGGGTCAGTTGCCCCGCCCGTGACGCGCACGCCTTGGGGCTATACTCCTCAGTCATGATGCATCTCGGCATCCTCACCAGCGGCGGTGACGCGCCCGGCATGAACGCCGCCATCAGGGCGGCGGTCCGTACCGCCGCCCATGACGGCATCCGCATGACCGGCATCTACCGCGGCTTCCAGGGGCTGGTGGACGACGACACGGTCGAGTTGGGGCCGCGCGCCGTGGCCAACGTACTCCAGCGCGGCGGCACGGTGCTCCGTACCGCCCGCTGCGATCAGTTCCTCGAACCGGAGGGCCGCAGGGCCGGCGCCGAGACCCTGAGGCGTCACGGCGTGGACGGGCTCATCGTCGTCGGCGGCGACGGCAGCTTCCGCGGCGCCCAGCTCCTGCAGGAGGAGCACGGCGTGCCCGTCGTCGGGATCCCCGCCACCATCGACAACGACATCAACGGCACGGACGTCTCCATCGGCTTCAACACGGCGCTCGACGTCGCGCTCGACGCCGTCGACCGCCTGCGCGACACGGGCGCCAGCCACGACCGCCTCTTCCTCGTGGAGGTGATGGGGCGGCGCGCCGGTCACATCGCGCTGTCGGTCGGCGTTGCCGGGGGCGCCGAGGCCATCGTCGTGCCCGAGGCGCCCCTGCCGGCGGCCGAGGTCGTGAGGCTCCTCACCAAGGCCGAGGAGCGCGGCAAGACCTCCAGCATCGTCGTGGTGGCGGAGGGCGCCTTCCAGGGTGGCGCGGCCGAACTGCAGAAGGCGATCGAGTCGTCGTGCGGTTACGACGTCCGCACCGTCATCCTGGGTCACACCCAGCGCGGCGGCAGCCCCAACGCCCGCGACCGAGTGCTGGCGTCGCGGCTCGGCTTCCACGCCGTGCGGACCCTCGCCGCCGGCACGAGCGGCGTGATGGTCGGCACCAACCGTCGCGAGGTCGTCACCATCCCCCTCAAGGAGCTCGAGCTCCACCCGAAGGACATCGACCGCGAGCTGCTGGAGATCGCCTACGTGCTGGCCGTCTGAGCGCCGCGCCTAGGCTCGCCGCACCCTCACGAATGCGTCCCTGCCGCGCTGCAGCACGGCGGGGCGCTCCAGCTCCAGCCGCGCGGCCGGGTCCGTCAGCGCCTCGCCGTCCAACCTGAGGCCGCGGTTCTGCACCAGGCGCCGCGCCTCGCCGTTGGAGGCGGCCAGGCCCGCCAGCACGGCCAACCTGAGGAGCCCGACGGTGCCCGCCTCGAACTCGCCGGCCGGCACCGCCACCTCCGCCACATCGTCTGGGATCCCGCCCCGCGCCACCTCGTCGTAGCGGCGCTCGGCGGCCGCCACCGGATCGGAGCCGTGGTAGATCGTCACCAGGGCTCGCGCGAACGTGCGGTGCGCCGCGACGGGATCGCGCGCCAGCTCGGCTCCCAAGGCGTCGAGGCCCAGGTCGGTGCAGAGCTCGGCGTACTGGAGCAGTTGAGCGTCGTTCACCTGCATCGCCTTCTTGAACATCACCTCGGGCGGCTCGGCTATGCCGATGTAGTTGTCGAGCGACTTCGACATCTTCTCCACCCCGTCGAGCCCCACGAGGAGCGGCGTGGTGAGGGCGACCTGCGGCTCGAGCCCGTACGCCCGCTGAACGTCACGGCCGACCAGCAGGTTGAACAGCTGGTCGGTGCCGCCCAACTCGACGTCGGCCCTGATCGCCACGGAGTCGTAGGCCTGCGCCAGCGGGTAGAGGAACTCGTGCACGCTGATGGGCACGCCGCCATGGAAGCGCTTCGTGAAGTCGTCACGCTCGAGCATGCGCGCGACCGTGTAGTTGGAGGCGAGGCGCACGACGTCCGCGAAGCCCAGTGGCTCGAGCCACTCAGAGTTGTGGCGGATCTCTAGCTTGCTCTCGTCGGTGTCGAGGATCCGCGCCGCCTGCTCAACGTAGGTCCGGCCGTTCCGCCGCGTCTCCTCCAACGTGAGCACGGGCCGCGTCTTGCTGCGGCCGGACGGGTCGCCGATCATGCCCGTGAAGTCGCCGATGATGAGAACTACCCGGTGGCCGAGGTCCTGGAACTGTCTGAGCTTCCTCAAGACCACAGCGTGGCCGACGTGGAGGTCCGCGCTCGACGGGTCGACCCCGAGCTTGGCTCGCACCTGCCTGCCCTCGCGCGCGGCCAGCTCGAGCTTCTCCAGCAAACCGCCGTCCGGCACCACGTGCTCCGCGCCCCTGTTCAGGAGACGCAGCGCCTCGGCGTGGGCGCCCGCCACCTCGTCGTCCCGCCGCGAGGCGGGAGTCGTCCCTTCGCTCACCATCGTCCTCCTGGAACATCGCGAGCACCGCGCCGCGCGGCGCCGTGGTGCGCCCTACGCGACGGGCGTGCGTCAACGGCGCGCAGTCTAGCACGCCCACTTGCTAGCATCGAACTCGTAACCCCGCCCACAGCGGGCGGGTCAGGAGGTACAGGATGGAACTCGCTATCGTCGGGCTGGGCAGGATGGGGGCCGACATGGCGCGCCGGCTCATGCAAGGCGGACACGCGCCGGTCGTCACCGACCTGACGCCCGACCTCGTCACGGAGCTGGTCGAGGAGGGCGCGCGCGGCGCGCGCGACGTCGCCGACGCCGTCAAGCAGCTGTCGGCCCCGCGGGTGGTGTGGAGCATGGTGCCGGCCGGCGGGCCCACCGAGCAGGTCATCGAGCAGGCCCTCGCCGCCCTGTCGCCGGGCGACGTCATCGTGGACGGCGCCAACTCCAACTGGGAGGACTCGCGCCGCCGCGCCGACCTCGCCGAGGCCAAGGGCCTCGGCTGGGTGGACGCGGGCGTCTCCGGCGGCATCTGGGGTCTGGAGGAGGGGTACAACCTCATGGTCGGTGGCCACGACGACGCCGTGAAGATCGTGTGGCCCGTCCTCGAGACCCTGGCGCCCGCCAGCGGGTTGGCTCACGTCGGCCCGCCGGGCACCGGTCACTTCGTGAAGATGATCCATAACGGCATCGAGTACGGCCTCTTGCAGGCGTACGGCGAGGGGTTCGAGGCGCTGGCGCGCTACCCTCACCACGACCTCGACCTGCCGGCCATCGCGCGGCTCTGGACGCACGGCGCCGTCGTCCGCTCCTGGCTGCTCGAGCTGCTGGCCGAGGCGCTGCACGACGACCCGCGCCTCACCGAGCTCAAGGGCTACGTCG
This region includes:
- a CDS encoding NAD(P) transhydrogenase subunit alpha — its product is MMLLLLAFVLAIFLGFELINKVPSQLHTPLMSGSNAISGITIVGAIAATAVDGTLATVLAVLAIAAATVNVVGGYLVTDRMLGMFRAGEKEK
- a CDS encoding tyrosine--tRNA ligase — its product is MVSEGTTPASRRDDEVAGAHAEALRLLNRGAEHVVPDGGLLEKLELAAREGRQVRAKLGVDPSSADLHVGHAVVLRKLRQFQDLGHRVVLIIGDFTGMIGDPSGRSKTRPVLTLEETRRNGRTYVEQAARILDTDESKLEIRHNSEWLEPLGFADVVRLASNYTVARMLERDDFTKRFHGGVPISVHEFLYPLAQAYDSVAIRADVELGGTDQLFNLLVGRDVQRAYGLEPQVALTTPLLVGLDGVEKMSKSLDNYIGIAEPPEVMFKKAMQVNDAQLLQYAELCTDLGLDALGAELARDPVAAHRTFARALVTIYHGSDPVAAAERRYDEVARGGIPDDVAEVAVPAGEFEAGTVGLLRLAVLAGLAASNGEARRLVQNRGLRLDGEALTDPAARLELERPAVLQRGRDAFVRVRRA
- the clpB gene encoding ATP-dependent chaperone ClpB, coding for MDAERFTEAALQLVASAQQVARARQHQQVGPLHLAAALLADPAGLPSRVVERAGADPAAARAAVDAGLAKLPVVTGADGQFMSAELGTAFTRAEAVAKEWQDAFVAADTLLVALREVAGGQLDALPGAAQLKEAAVAIRGGQRVDSRSAESTFEALDTYGIDLTKRAREGRLDPVIGRDDEIRRAVQILLRRTKNNPVLIGEPGVGKTAIAEGLALRIVNKDVPEGLQDKRIVQLDMGSLLAGAKYRGEFEERLKAVIEETARSDGKIILFIDELHTIVGAGKAEGAVDAGNMLKPPLARGELRMIGATTLDEYRTIEKDAALERRFQPIFVDEPSVEETISILRGIKDKYEVHHGVGITDPAIIAAATMAHRYIADRRLPDSAIDLIDEAASRIRVQLDSLPEEIDDLRRRKLQLEIEHEAVKRETDPDSAARLLRIEEELKVIADQIGQAQADWEAERSVLEEWRADQEELDRVRTQIEAAEREYDLAAAAQLRYGELPKLEAEVARLAKRLDDARYVRLEVGEEEVAQVVARATRIPVARLLEGEREKLLQLEDELHVRVVGQDEAITAVSDAIRRSRAGLADPNRPIGSFIFLGPTGVGKTETAKALAAQLFDSEDKMIRLDMSEYMERHNVAKLIGAPPGYVGYEEGGQLTEAVRRQPYSVILLDEIEKAHPDVFNTLLQVLDDGRLTDAQGRTVDFRNTVVIMTSNIGSPQILEASTHGADYAALKQTVFTELRAYFRPEFLNRVDEVIVFHALDQAQIRTIALLQIERLQRRLAERRVTLDVSEAALDELARAGYDPVFGARPLKRAVRDYLETPLAREILAGRVADGDTVAVLPGATSGGPLRFEVAELAQAN
- the pfkA gene encoding 6-phosphofructokinase encodes the protein MMHLGILTSGGDAPGMNAAIRAAVRTAAHDGIRMTGIYRGFQGLVDDDTVELGPRAVANVLQRGGTVLRTARCDQFLEPEGRRAGAETLRRHGVDGLIVVGGDGSFRGAQLLQEEHGVPVVGIPATIDNDINGTDVSIGFNTALDVALDAVDRLRDTGASHDRLFLVEVMGRRAGHIALSVGVAGGAEAIVVPEAPLPAAEVVRLLTKAEERGKTSSIVVVAEGAFQGGAAELQKAIESSCGYDVRTVILGHTQRGGSPNARDRVLASRLGFHAVRTLAAGTSGVMVGTNRREVVTIPLKELELHPKDIDRELLEIAYVLAV
- the gnd gene encoding decarboxylating 6-phosphogluconate dehydrogenase, which translates into the protein MELAIVGLGRMGADMARRLMQGGHAPVVTDLTPDLVTELVEEGARGARDVADAVKQLSAPRVVWSMVPAGGPTEQVIEQALAALSPGDVIVDGANSNWEDSRRRADLAEAKGLGWVDAGVSGGIWGLEEGYNLMVGGHDDAVKIVWPVLETLAPASGLAHVGPPGTGHFVKMIHNGIEYGLLQAYGEGFEALARYPHHDLDLPAIARLWTHGAVVRSWLLELLAEALHDDPRLTELKGYVDDSGMGRWTVDFAVANAVAMPAVTAALYARFASRDADAFSNRAVAALRNRFGGHKTKKA
- a CDS encoding NAD(P)(+) transhydrogenase (Re/Si-specific) subunit beta, giving the protein MVAAVMFIFGLKMLGRATTARRGNLVSALGMLLAVVATLVSAGIDFTYVIVGMLVGGAIGVYVARTVKMTAMPEMVALLNGSGGLASMLVGWNEYIRTPHADPVSAIAIFAAVVIGAVTFTGSVLAWAKLSERVSGKPILFASQQLVNAGILGGTLVLGVIFVIAPAASYPLLLVFLVLGLALGVLAVIPIGGADMPIVISLLNSYSGIAGAAAGFAIGNTVLVVAGSLVGASGLILTQIMCKAMNRSLANVLFSGFGAATHASAGQVEGEIKPISADDAYFLLEAAASVIFVPGYGMAVAQAQHVVKELADLLERNGAEVRYVIHPVAGRMPGHMNVLLAEANVPYEQLVEPDDVNPTMEMVDVAVVIGANDVVNPAAREDEGSPLYGMPIIDVDKARTCIVLKRSMNPGFSGVENPLFYKPNTRMLFGDAKASIGSLVAEFKDA
- a CDS encoding NAD(P) transhydrogenase subunit alpha; protein product: MNIVALRESVSGERRSPLTPQVVEKLVKLGATVTLEPGVGAASFMSDDDFRKAGASFGADRGALLAGADVLLAVQPPAVADLEAMRPGAVVAGFLDPFFNHDLVRALARLRLEALCVELIPRTTYAQKMDALSSQASLAGYAAVVLAAERSMKAFPMMSTPAGTIPPGRVFVVGAGVAGLQAIATAKRLGARVEAYDTRPVVKEQVQSLGAKFVEIDVGETGQTEQGYAKELSAEQLESQRKQMARVCSTADVIVTTAQVFGRRAPRIISADMVAGMRSGSVIVDLAASTGGNVEGVVAGQEVVTDGGVRIVGLEHLPAKVAKDASLVYANNLYLLIEHAWDKEAGGLRLDAADEVVGACLLTSQGEVRDERVRAALGEG